A region of Vibrio porteresiae DSM 19223 DNA encodes the following proteins:
- a CDS encoding DUF3389 domain-containing protein has translation MLIEFSQGKIIVTPHEIVVRFSSLPQCVLQAEQSAVSLFGSGANILMANIGGVKWSVKLDTPEQIELISQELGCEIA, from the coding sequence ATGTTGATTGAGTTTAGCCAAGGCAAAATCATTGTGACTCCCCACGAAATCGTGGTGAGATTCTCATCATTACCTCAGTGTGTGTTACAAGCCGAGCAGAGTGCGGTTTCCTTATTTGGCTCGGGTGCTAATATACTGATGGCCAATATAGGTGGTGTGAAGTGGTCTGTGAAATTGGATACTCCAGAGCAGATTGAGCTGATCTCACAAGAACTTGGCTGTGAAATTGCGTAA
- a CDS encoding hotdog fold thioesterase has product MNIWKKPISLEILNATSKNTLIDHLNIVYTEITDESISATMPVCSFTHQPLGMLHGGASVVLAETLGSVAANFCVADDEFCVGLDINANHVRSMREGMVIGTATPIHRGVSTQVWQINITDERDRLVCTSRLTIAVRKARKPE; this is encoded by the coding sequence ATGAATATCTGGAAAAAGCCAATAAGTCTTGAGATTCTTAACGCCACATCCAAAAACACGCTAATCGACCATTTAAACATTGTTTACACTGAGATTACCGATGAGAGCATTAGCGCCACTATGCCGGTGTGTTCTTTTACTCATCAACCGCTAGGAATGTTGCATGGCGGAGCATCCGTGGTGTTGGCTGAGACGCTAGGTTCTGTTGCGGCGAATTTCTGTGTTGCTGACGACGAGTTTTGTGTGGGTCTTGATATCAACGCCAATCATGTGCGCTCAATGCGTGAAGGGATGGTGATTGGTACCGCAACACCCATTCACCGCGGCGTATCAACCCAAGTGTGGCAAATTAATATTACTGATGAGCGCGATCGTTTGGTTTGTACCAGTCGCTTAACGATTGCGGTGCGCAAAGCACGTAAGCCAGAGTAA